A segment of the Deltaproteobacteria bacterium genome:
TTTTCCCCATAGGCCTTCTGCTTCTCTGCCAAAATGGAACGTACCTCGGGTTTCATGGAAACCGCTGAAGCCAATTGACTGATTTCCGGAGTTCGAATTTCCTGGCTGATATCCCGGCCTTGAACCCAGACCTTCTGGGCCGGACCATTTCCTTCAATGATAAAATCCAGCTCCTGCAATAAAAGAAGCAAGGCTTCTCCGGACAAGGCTTCTTTTTTGTGCTCCCTGAGGAACCAGGCCACAACCCGGTACATAGCCCCGGTATCGAGACACTCCAGCCCCAGTTGATCGGCCAACAGTCTGGTAACGGTGCTTATTCCCGCCCCGGCCGGGCCGTCAATGGTGATGATGATATGAGTTGCTTTAGCCATGGCCAATCTGAGAATGCATCTCAAAAACAGGTTTTTTCTTCGCTTAAGTCTCGGTTTTTATATCACCCCTTAATAAAAATCAATGAAAAAGTCTTGCCTTTTCAGGAAAAAGAGGTATAATACTCGAATATAAT
Coding sequences within it:
- the cmk gene encoding (d)CMP kinase, coding for MAKATHIIITIDGPAGAGISTVTRLLADQLGLECLDTGAMYRVVAWFLREHKKEALSGEALLLLLQELDFIIEGNGPAQKVWVQGRDISQEIRTPEISQLASAVSMKPEVRSILAEKQKAYGEKGGLIAEGRDMGTIIFPQADYKFFLDASLEIRAQRRYEELSQRGQSVSLEEVKREMEARDRQDQERALAPLFPAQDARRIDTSHLSSEEVVKTILSHILLRKNADPQRA